GCTTTGTTAGAGAAATGAAATCAACATTAGTAATTACTGAAAATTAAATCAGGGTAATTGACTTACAACGTGTTATTGTTATTCACTGCAGGACGCTTTGTTGGAGAACTGAAATCAAAATCACAGTAATTTAACTTCAGAACGTGCTATTGTTGTTTCACTGCAGGACGCTGGTATTGGGTCTTAGCTGCACATACGGAAGGAGTTCATAATAAAGTGATATCAAACTTTTgttagattaattaaatattatcgATCCTACTTTAAATGTTTATAGTGGTGGTGGATGGTGACAACTCATTGGTTTGTAtagctttttttatataaattaacctatgttttttcttgatATTATGGAATAATCCAGATTTGgttcaaacaagtgatattagcattgttgataaaatattctatgatattttataatatttctgTAGCAAATCATATGTATTTGCTAGTctattataaacttgaaaaatggattaatatactttttataGAAACTTCTAGATCGTAAATTCTCATAAAATACATACCATTTAACATTTTAGAAACCATGCTCACGGAAAATTTTAGAATCCATGCTCACGGAAAACTAGGGAAGTTTTATCAGTAACCATTCCTCACCAACATAGTAGTAGTCTAATAGGCCGGATCTAGCAAATGATATTAGGGTCTGAATAAACAAGATAAAGTAACCctctttatattatattgatgcttgggataaaattttagaagagcTTAATGGGAGCTTCTATAGTCATAAAAGTAGTGAGGCTTGAGCCCGCACCGCACTAGTCTAAGGAGAACATGGTATCTTCctatcatttatatcattctGTGCAGTCCCTCTATTGCATTGTGCACTTGTTCTAAGTCCATTTTTAGATTTGATCAAGTttgtaaaaaatgaaaatactaACATCTACTGCATCAAAACTgtggatttaataaaattgattTGATCATGCTATACTTTTATACAATTATGTTCAAATATAGAAAGGTTTGACTTAAAAGACAAAATCCAAAATGATTTACAATATGATACGAAGGTATTATTGTTTATAGGGCGTTCGACGCAAACAGATTGACCGGTTTCTTTTCGCTATCTGAAAAAATCTATAGGTATTTACTCTAAATAACCACGACAAACTGTCTATTGTAGTATTGTCTAGATAGGAGGCGCAAGAGCGATATTATCTTTCTGAAGTGGCAATTACTGCATTTTCAACGGTGATATACCATTATTGCGAAATATCATCCCAAATGTATTAATGCAAGAGAAACGCTTGTAGCACATAGATATTTTGTATACCATCGAGTGAATTTACCGAACTGAACAGAATATTACGAACACCATGCTTCTGATGTATCCCGAATCCTCATTGGTAATTTGGTATGGTGGGGTCGTGGAGTCCTTAAACTAAAAAGTTAtggttaaaagaaaaaaaaagtactagCACATATTTTCCTATGGAGATGAAACGATTTTACTCCAGACCAACACGATCATGCATCGACTCAACGAATTGGAAATGTCCAAATACAGAGTACGAAATATCTCCATTTTATATCGATGTCAAGAGTGTTTGCAAACAGTTCGATGCCAGAAATTGTCATATGTATCCATAGAGAACATTGATCGAACACCTAGAGAGCAAAGCAAATGCATGTGTAGCGGAAGGTTCAAGCAGAGTAGCTAATCCATTTTTTACGTAATTTCCCAAATCAACCGAAAGAGGAACAGCATCGGTAAGGCGGAGCACCCACcgggcgggcggaggcgaGAGGCTAGGCAGGGAGGGCTTCAGTTGGCGCCGGCGGATTCCTCCTCCGGGTCGAACTCCGGGTCGCCGTCGGGGTGCATCTCCCTCCACTGGTCCTCGGGCCAGTACTCCTTGATGTGCCCCCACTTCTTGCGGAACTTCTCGATCTGGCTGTCCATGACGACCATCGCCGAGGTGTCGCCGACGTAGTAGGGGTGGTTCCCGGACCACACGTCCACCGTGTACTCCGGCTTGGTGCCCCCCGtcaccagcaccagctccccgtTGCAGTACACCTTCGCGTCCTCGTAGATCTCCGGGTGCAGCCCCTTCTTCCGCATCGAGCACCGCATCCTCTGCGCAGCAAaaatcgccgccgccgccgcacggtTTTAATCACCGGTTGCGGAATCGGGGGTTCATGGGAAGGGAATCGAACGAACGGGCGGGGGCGTACCTGGGATGGGACGAGGGAGTGGAGGGTGGTCCTCGTGGCCGGGGTCGGCAGGAAGGAGGTGGAGAGGGAGAGCGCCATGGCTGCCTTCCCTCGCGTCGCGCTTGCTCCTCCGGCTTTCCCTGTGCTCGTGTGGGTGCCTCTTATCGGTTTCCTGGGTGGTGGTGTTATCCTCTCGCCGTTGATGGTTCTCGGGATTTTTGAGGCCGTTCGCTCGGCCGCCTCGGCTTCGTCTGGGCTTTCTGGATCTTTCCGACTTCTCAGTGTTGCTGTTTCGCTTGGGCTGATACACGTTGGCGACCTACTGCAAAAAATGACAAGGCGAGTTTTGTACGTGGTGAaaatacgtttttttttttttcgtgtgGTGCATTGCATTCTCGTTGAAATCAGAGGGCCCACTGTCAGTGGAATAAACTTTTCACAGGCCCATGGTCTACGGGGAGGTAAAGGCCCAAAGGCATGGCACCTGGCAGACCCACTTCCAGACAGGCCCACGAGGCCCATGTTAGCTCACGGTTCCCCGCCCGGAAGGCCGGAAAGCTCCACCGGTGAcagcctcctctcttcttGCCGCGACGGTGAGACTTGCTttgccggcgcccgccgtgAAAACCCTAGCACCCCACGAGAAGCGATTCGAGGCAACGCACATGCTGATGGGGTTCGTCGCCGGTTCCTGGATCGCCACGAGTTTCTCCCCCCGCGGCGGCACAGCCTGCCGGGGACCGCCCCGCGGTGGCGACGCTCCCGGCTTGGCTTCTCAGTCCGGAGTCCAATCCAGCAGGGGATGCCGCCTTGACCACCTCAATCTCCACTTTGGCGTCTCGGACACGCTCGGGTGTCGGGGTGCCCTAACTGCCTAAGTACGTATATCATCCTCGTCATTCATGTCCCTTCTGCAGCAAAATGGCGTGTTGAGTTTTGGATACATTCTCAATTATCTCTCTACTATAGTGGTTTAGTGGTTCATTTGAGGTTGCATATGACGGAGAGGATAGGTTTCATTGGGTTCACCCTTATGTATCCAATATTACCACTTAAGGTAATGGCAACGTTGATGATTTTGTAGGTAACACAATGtttccagatttttttttttaattgcaaaGAGTTCCTCTTCATAAAAGTAGGCATGTTTCAACTGGATTCTAGGCTCTAGCATACAGAGTACATACATCATATATGTAAGGAAAAAATTATTGACTATACCTGATATATACAGAGTACATACACATTGCCTCCTTTGAGATGCCCACGATGATCATAACTCAAGGCTTAATGGAGGAGCGAGCATGGAGTTTGACACCTTATAATAGTTTGTTTGGACAAAAGGGGAAGGGGATCATGCCTAATTCCTTCATTTGGCAGGGAAACATAGTTAAAATACCTGCTTGTCCTAAGGGAATCGGTGTTGTCTGCACTATTCCAAACAAATCCTGGCCGATATGAAAGGACATGTACATGTATCTTAGATTATGACAGTTTGACCTGTAGTCTCTTTTTCCTCATGTAAAGTGCTATATCAAAGTTGTAAAAAATGGTTTTCGCCAATTTTCTCAGTTATATTTCCTTTGAAAATGGAAAAATCacaatatctttttta
This is a stretch of genomic DNA from Oryza brachyantha chromosome 1, ObraRS2, whole genome shotgun sequence. It encodes these proteins:
- the LOC102720748 gene encoding 50S ribosomal protein L31, giving the protein MALSLSTSFLPTPATRTTLHSLVPSQRMRCSMRKKGLHPEIYEDAKVYCNGELVLVTGGTKPEYTVDVWSGNHPYYVGDTSAMVVMDSQIEKFRKKWGHIKEYWPEDQWREMHPDGDPEFDPEEESAGAN